A genomic window from Sulfurospirillum diekertiae includes:
- a CDS encoding SH3 domain-containing protein: MSIRNMFLFICTLFLLGGCATKELTIETFVEQKSTSKAMLLYPQNVDFLAQNITPQKVAQDDFTYRYYSPWFRTHVSHDKEDALWANRSYGLKNRYYGENLQLIDGAEIDAIINATNTEAYGSINAHAIMIQNAQMRNLPTEKPFFKKTTLPGEGYPFDYLQTSRIHVVEPIIISHYSKDGAWAFVESSFASGWLPVESFVLVDAKERTEFLSAKKIAIVKDNVPLYNAQQRFITYAKVGAILPIISEDDTSFHAYMYTRDAAFNAQKLELYVPKSFAQPVPIDFSKESISKIGDQLLGEKYGWGGYLDNRDCSAMTRDFLSPFGIWIPRNSAAQKSFGEYVSLKDLTPKEKEAMILKNGIAFLSLIYLKGHIMLYAGEFEGKALVMQNIWGVRTMEDGKEGRNVIGKAIISDLYVGANQENVPEKGLLINRVEGIMVKPANPKSNNLVSKYPSVKTIKDNTVFFMDGSSLPYDDKKVKTFDQLLENADIEDMFNQKYPAFAPISDPALNDDPGRFRNDAFLKKLYGSSKSEIEKNLTTINWLPNHRNTKLRFNKNENAAAQLQKVSDELDKLPEEYMKYLKKVDGTYFIRKIAKTERLSAHSYGIAIDLDTHYSRYWQWDKTHTFHNEFPKEIVDIFEKHGFVWGGRWYHYDTMHFEYRPELFESID; encoded by the coding sequence ATGTCAATACGAAATATGTTTCTTTTTATATGTACACTTTTTCTCTTAGGCGGTTGTGCCACAAAAGAACTCACAATAGAAACATTTGTCGAGCAAAAGAGCACTTCCAAAGCAATGCTCCTCTACCCACAAAATGTAGATTTTTTAGCGCAAAACATTACACCTCAAAAGGTTGCACAAGACGATTTTACCTACCGTTACTATTCGCCATGGTTTAGAACACATGTCAGCCATGATAAAGAAGATGCACTCTGGGCCAATCGGTCATATGGACTAAAAAATCGCTATTATGGTGAAAATTTACAGCTCATCGATGGCGCTGAGATCGATGCGATCATCAATGCAACCAACACAGAAGCGTACGGAAGCATCAACGCCCATGCGATCATGATTCAAAATGCGCAAATGCGCAACCTCCCCACCGAAAAACCTTTTTTCAAAAAAACAACACTCCCGGGTGAAGGGTATCCGTTTGATTATTTGCAAACATCACGTATTCACGTCGTAGAGCCTATTATCATCTCTCATTACAGCAAGGACGGAGCTTGGGCGTTTGTGGAGAGCTCTTTTGCTTCAGGTTGGCTTCCTGTGGAAAGTTTTGTACTGGTCGATGCCAAAGAGCGTACTGAGTTTTTGAGCGCCAAAAAAATTGCCATTGTGAAAGACAATGTACCCCTTTACAATGCACAACAACGTTTTATTACCTACGCCAAAGTGGGTGCCATTTTGCCCATTATCAGTGAAGATGACACCTCTTTTCATGCTTACATGTACACACGCGATGCCGCATTTAACGCTCAAAAATTAGAACTCTATGTTCCTAAAAGTTTCGCACAACCTGTACCGATCGACTTTAGCAAAGAGAGCATCAGCAAAATTGGAGATCAACTCTTGGGTGAAAAATACGGCTGGGGTGGCTACCTCGACAATCGAGACTGTTCTGCCATGACACGAGACTTCCTCTCCCCATTTGGCATTTGGATTCCTAGAAACTCGGCGGCGCAAAAGAGTTTTGGCGAGTATGTGTCACTCAAAGATTTAACCCCCAAGGAGAAAGAAGCGATGATTTTGAAAAATGGCATAGCCTTTTTAAGCCTCATTTACCTCAAAGGTCACATTATGCTTTACGCAGGCGAGTTTGAAGGCAAAGCGCTTGTGATGCAAAACATATGGGGTGTGAGAACAATGGAAGATGGCAAAGAGGGTCGCAATGTGATCGGCAAAGCGATCATCTCAGACCTCTATGTGGGAGCCAATCAAGAAAATGTGCCTGAAAAAGGGCTGCTCATTAACCGCGTTGAGGGCATTATGGTCAAACCCGCCAATCCAAAAAGCAACAACCTTGTTTCCAAATACCCTAGTGTTAAAACGATCAAAGACAACACCGTCTTTTTTATGGATGGAAGCTCACTTCCTTATGATGACAAAAAAGTCAAAACATTTGATCAATTGCTTGAAAATGCAGACATCGAAGATATGTTTAACCAAAAATACCCCGCCTTTGCACCAATTAGTGACCCTGCTCTCAACGATGACCCAGGACGTTTTCGCAATGATGCTTTTTTGAAAAAACTCTACGGATCAAGTAAAAGTGAGATCGAAAAAAATCTCACAACGATCAACTGGCTTCCAAACCATAGAAACACAAAACTGAGATTTAACAAAAATGAAAATGCGGCCGCACAACTGCAAAAAGTCTCCGATGAGCTTGATAAGTTGCCTGAAGAGTATATGAAATACCTCAAAAAAGTCGACGGAACCTATTTCATTCGCAAAATTGCCAAAACCGAACGTTTAAGTGCTCACAGCTACGGCATCGCTATCGACCTTGACACCCACTACTCACGCTACTGGCAGTGGGACAAAACGCACACTTTTCACAATGAATTTCCTAAAGAAATCGTTGATATTTTTGAAAAACACGGCTTCGTTTGGGGTGGCAGATGGTATCACTACGACACCATGCACTTTGAGTATCGACCTGAGTTATTTGAGAGTATAGACTAA
- a CDS encoding DUF1737 domain-containing protein, producing MQYKLITGPDDSTFCARITEFLNNGWKLHGNPAVTFNGQSVIAAQAIVKEDDKDVKACGFTK from the coding sequence ATGCAATACAAACTGATTACAGGTCCCGATGATTCGACCTTTTGTGCGAGGATTACGGAATTTTTAAATAACGGTTGGAAGTTACACGGAAATCCAGCGGTGACGTTTAATGGACAGAGCGTAATCGCGGCGCAAGCGATTGTGAAAGAAGATGATAAAGACGTGAAGGCGTGTGGGTTTACGAAATAA
- the rhuM gene encoding RhuM family protein — MEKQNVILYTDDLGHVSLEVSLENETVWLSQKQMAELFDKNVKTINEHIGNMFKEGELEQNSVIRNFRITASDGKNYDVAHYNLDVIISVGYRVKSKRGTQFRIWASNVLKQYLIKGYALNHQRMNAQSLSELTATMELVRKSIETKELSSNEAKGLLDIINNYAKTWALLQGYDSDALYALQGTLNQRFILDYDEAKNAIFELKKDLMAKDDATELFGNEKAGEFKGALLNIYQTFGGVDLLPSVEEKAANLLYYVIKDHAFSDGNKRIGSFLFILFLHKNGIAYKANGEPKINDNALVSLALLVAASEPSQKELMVKLITNLLSETD; from the coding sequence ATGGAAAAGCAAAATGTGATTCTCTATACCGATGATTTGGGGCATGTGAGTTTAGAAGTAAGTTTGGAAAATGAGACGGTTTGGCTCAGTCAAAAGCAGATGGCAGAACTTTTTGATAAAAATGTCAAAACGATCAATGAACATATTGGAAATATGTTTAAAGAGGGTGAATTGGAGCAAAATTCAGTTATCCGGAATTTCCGGATAACTGCTAGTGATGGGAAAAACTATGATGTGGCACATTATAACCTTGATGTCATTATCTCCGTTGGGTATCGCGTCAAATCCAAAAGAGGTACACAGTTTCGCATTTGGGCGAGCAATGTTTTAAAACAGTATCTCATCAAAGGCTACGCCCTTAACCATCAACGTATGAATGCTCAAAGTCTAAGTGAACTGACCGCTACGATGGAGCTAGTGCGAAAAAGTATCGAAACGAAAGAACTGAGCAGTAACGAAGCTAAAGGGTTACTTGACATTATCAACAACTATGCCAAAACATGGGCATTGCTACAAGGCTATGACTCTGATGCCCTGTATGCGCTTCAAGGCACGTTAAATCAGAGGTTTATTTTAGACTATGATGAAGCCAAAAATGCTATTTTTGAACTTAAAAAAGATTTGATGGCAAAAGACGATGCAACAGAGCTTTTCGGCAATGAAAAAGCAGGTGAATTTAAAGGCGCTTTGCTTAATATCTATCAAACTTTTGGCGGCGTTGATCTGCTTCCAAGCGTCGAAGAAAAAGCGGCAAATTTGCTTTACTACGTTATCAAAGACCACGCATTTAGCGATGGCAATAAACGCATTGGCTCGTTTCTCTTTATTCTCTTTTTGCACAAAAACGGCATTGCCTATAAAGCCAACGGCGAACCCAAAATAAACGATAACGCTTTAGTCTCACTCGCCCTTTTAGTCGCTGCAAGTGAGCCAAGCCAAAAAGAGTTGATGGTCAAACTCATCACCAATCTTTTAAGTGAAACAGACTAA